A single genomic interval of Nitratidesulfovibrio sp. SRB-5 harbors:
- a CDS encoding efflux transporter outer membrane subunit — MTLPARSFALGTQAPAVTDASRCLSLLLLLLFMLSACAKVGPDFSAPDTAMPTGWQDAVVLGATATREVSEEWWRTFDDATLNGLLAEARGGNLSLQVAALRVLEARARLGVAVGNLYPQRQQATGGLTWTHPSDRTPTAPQPGTGRGNPDYVQTSVGLDAAWELDFWGKYRRGVEAADADLRAAAADYEAAMVAVTADVAQSYVLYRTLQQQLAIADNNVAIQRESLRIATARFNYGATSERDMRQALSLLRDTEASIPSLAHSLREARNALCVLLGKPPQDIAAMLGTAPIPTAPPGLALGIPADLLRRRPDVRKAEYAAAGQCARLGVAKADFYPSVSLGGFVGFTASNVGAFSTGDTFSHGFTAYGGPGLTLPLFNYGRIANNVRAQDARFQQALTAYRETVLSALRETEDGIDRYLNAQGRAALLAESAADAARSLELAMVQYQEGSTDFTTVLTAARDLSTRQDALAQASGEISQSLVAVFKALGGGWRTLPENGPIPLETLREMRARTDWGALPEEHGAVPTGGDVRPPDI; from the coding sequence ATGACGCTGCCTGCCCGCTCTTTCGCACTGGGGACACAGGCCCCCGCCGTGACCGATGCTTCCCGCTGTCTGTCGCTTCTGCTGCTCCTGCTGTTCATGCTTTCCGCATGCGCCAAGGTGGGGCCTGATTTCAGCGCGCCGGACACCGCCATGCCGACCGGATGGCAGGATGCCGTCGTACTGGGCGCCACCGCCACCCGCGAGGTGAGCGAGGAGTGGTGGCGCACCTTCGACGACGCCACCCTGAACGGGCTGCTGGCCGAGGCGCGCGGCGGCAATCTTTCGTTGCAGGTGGCCGCCCTGCGGGTACTGGAAGCCCGCGCCCGCCTTGGCGTTGCCGTGGGCAACCTGTACCCGCAACGGCAGCAGGCCACCGGCGGCCTGACCTGGACCCATCCCAGCGACCGCACGCCCACCGCCCCCCAGCCCGGCACGGGCCGGGGCAACCCCGACTACGTGCAGACCAGCGTTGGCCTGGACGCCGCGTGGGAACTGGACTTCTGGGGCAAGTACCGGCGCGGCGTGGAAGCCGCCGACGCCGACCTGCGCGCCGCCGCGGCCGACTACGAGGCTGCCATGGTGGCGGTAACGGCGGATGTGGCGCAGTCGTACGTGCTGTACCGCACCCTGCAACAGCAACTGGCCATCGCCGACAACAACGTGGCCATCCAGCGCGAAAGCCTGCGCATCGCCACGGCGCGCTTCAACTACGGGGCCACCAGCGAGCGCGACATGCGCCAGGCCCTTTCCCTGCTGCGCGATACGGAAGCCAGCATCCCCAGCCTGGCCCATTCCCTGCGCGAGGCCCGCAACGCACTGTGCGTGCTGCTGGGCAAGCCGCCGCAGGACATAGCCGCCATGCTCGGCACGGCCCCCATTCCCACGGCCCCGCCCGGTCTGGCCCTGGGCATTCCCGCCGACCTGCTGCGCCGCCGCCCCGACGTGCGCAAGGCCGAATACGCCGCCGCCGGGCAGTGCGCCCGGCTGGGCGTGGCCAAGGCCGACTTCTACCCGTCCGTCTCGCTGGGCGGCTTCGTGGGGTTTACCGCCAGCAACGTGGGGGCCTTCAGCACGGGCGACACCTTCTCGCACGGGTTCACGGCCTACGGCGGCCCCGGCCTGACCCTGCCGCTGTTCAACTACGGGCGCATCGCGAACAACGTGCGGGCGCAGGACGCCCGGTTCCAACAGGCCCTGACGGCCTACCGCGAAACGGTGCTGTCCGCCCTGCGCGAAACGGAGGACGGAATCGACCGCTACCTCAACGCGCAGGGCAGGGCGGCCCTGCTGGCCGAAAGCGCCGCCGACGCCGCCCGGTCGCTGGAACTGGCCATGGTCCAGTACCAGGAAGGCTCCACCGACTTCACCACGGTGCTCACCGCCGCGCGCGACCTTTCCACGCGCCAGGATGCGCTGGCCCAGGCCAGCGGCGAGATCAGCCAGAGCCTCGTGGCCGTGTTCAAGGCGCTGGGGGGCGGCTGGCGCACCTTGCCCGAAAACGGGCCCATCCCGCTCGAAACGCTGCGCGAGATGCGTGCGCGCACCGACTGGGG